The genome window GATGGCGCTGATGTGGGCGATCGTCATCGGTGTCGTCCTCAAGTACGCGCTCACCGAGGCGGTGGGCCGACTGTACCTGGCCACCGGGCAGACCGTGATCGCGAGCCTGAAGTCGGCGGCCCGCTGGCTCCCGGCGGCCTTCCTGCTGTTCGTCCTGGTGATCGGGCTGCTGTACGGGGCGGCGCTCAGCTCGGTGGCGTCCCTGGCCCTGTCGACGCTGTTTCCCGTGCTGCCGGTCCGGCCGGTCGCCCTGGTGATCGCGCTGGTGGCGGCGGCGATCGTATACGTCGGCCGGTACACGGTGTTCGAGCGGGTGATGAGCGTCTTCCTGCTCGCCAAGTTCCTCGGCATGGCCGTCCTGGCGGTGGCCACGCTCGCCACCGCCGACGATCTGCCCGGCCTGCTCGGCGACCGCGCATCTGGAGCGGATCGAGCGGGTCGATCCGGCGGTGAACGCGATCGTGACGCTGGTGGCCGACCGGGCGCTGGAGCAGGCGGCGGAGGCGGACGACCGGATGGCGGCCGGAGAGCCGGTCGGCCCGCTGCACGGGCTGCCCGTCGCGCACAAGGATCTGCACGACACCGCGGGCATCCGTACGACGTCCGGCTCACCGATCTTCGCCGACCGGGTCCCCGACCAGAACCATCTGGTGGTGGAGCGGCTGCGGAAGGCGGGCGCGATCACGCTCGGCAAGACCAACGTCCCCGAACTGGGCCTGGGTTCGCACACCGTCAACCCCGTGTTCGGGGCGACGCGCAATCCGTACGACCTCTCCCGCAGCGCGGGCGGCAGCAGCGGCGGGGCGGGGGCGGCGCTCGCCTGCGGGATGCAGCCGATCGCCGACGGCAGCGACACCGGGGGCTCGCTGCGCAATCCCGCCTCCTTCAACAACGTCGTGGGGCTGCGGCCCTCGCCCGGCCGGGTGCCGTCCTGGCCGGACAAGGCGCCCTGGGGCCAGCTGTCGGTGAAGGGGCCGATGGCCCGGACCGTGGCGGACGTCGCCCTGACCCTGTCCGTGCTCGCCGGTCCCGACCCCCGCGATCCGCGTTCCCTGCAGACGCCCGGCTCCACCTTCGCCTGGCAACTCGACGGCGATCTACGGGGGTTGCGGGTCGCCTGGTCCCCGGATCTCGGTGGGCGGGTGCCCGTCGACCCGGAGGTACGGGAGGCGCTGCGCCCGGCGCCCGAGGTGTTCGCCGCGCTGGGCTGCGAGGTCGAGGAGGCCTGCCCGGACCTGAGGGGCGCGGACGAGGTGTTCCTCGCCCAGCGCGCCTGGCAGGTGGAGCTGTCGTACGGGCCGCTGCTGGACGACCACCGCGACCGGCTCGCCCCGGACGTGATCTGGAACATCGAGGAGGGCCGCAGGCTGGGCGGCCCCGACCTGGGGCGGGCGCAGGCGCTGCACGGCGCGCTCTTCCACCGGGTCCGTGAGTTCTTCGAACGGTACGACCTGCTGTTGCTGCCGGTCAGCCAGGTCGCGCCCTTCGACATCGGCCTGGCGTATCCGACGGTCGTCGACGGCACCCCGATGGAGACCTATCTCGACTGGATGCGGTCGGCGTATCTGATCTCCGTCACGGGGTGCCCGGCCCTGTCCGTGCCGGCCGGGTTCACCCCGGAGGGGCTGCCGGTCGGGTTGCAGATCGTGGGGCCGCACCGGCGGGACTGGTCGGTGCTGCGGGCCGGGCACGCGTTCGAGCGGGCGACGCGGGTGGGTGAGCGACGGCCGCCGGTGGTGGCCGCCGCGCCCGGGGGTGCCGTACGGCGGTCAGTGTGAGTGGTCCTCCGGTTGTCCCGGCTCCGCCGCTTCTCCCGCGCGGACCGTGAACGCCGCCGTGTGCACCTTGCCCTCGTGCTTGAAGTCGAGGAAGAGGCGGTAGGTGCCGTCGCTGGGTGCCGTGGCCGTGAAGGAGATGGCGGGGCCGGGGCGGGTCTTCCCGTCGCCGGGCTCGCCGTTCGGGTGCACGTGCAGATAGGCGAGGTCGCCGGAGCGCAGGGCGACCAGGTGGCCGTAGGCGCCCAGGTAGGGCTGGAGGTCGGTGACGGGCCTGCCGTCGCGGGAGACCTTCAGCTTCAGCTCGCTCCCGGCGCCCGCGCGCAGGCTTCCGTCCAGCTCGACCTCGTAGCCGTTGACCTCGGTGGTGTCGGCCGGCGCCGGGAACTTCGCCGGCTTGTACGTGCCCGCCGCCGCGAGGTCGGCCCCCAGGGTGAGGTTCTCGGCGTTCTTCCCGGCCGGGGTGAAGTCGGCGAAGACGCGGTAGTCGCCCGCCCTGGGCAGGTCGACGGGGGTGCTCCAGGTGCCGTCGGCGGCGCGCACGGGGTGCAGATGGCGGAAGGTGACCAGGTCGCGTGAGGCGAGGATGAGGTGGAGTTCCTTGTCGTGCTCGCGCTGGAACGCGGTGACGGCACGGCCGTCCTCGTCCCGGATGACGAACCGCAGGTCGCCGCGGTGCCCGGCGGTGACGTCCGGGGTCCGCAGGTCGAGGGTGTAGCCGCCCTCCGAGATCTGCAGTCCACCGGCCGGGGCCGAGGCCTGTCCGCCCTCCCCCCCTCCCCCGGGATCCGGTGACTCCTCGTCCTCGCCGTGGGCGTCATGGGGCGCGCTCACCGCCGGGGCCTCGGTGTCCGAGACCACGGGTTCGACGCCCTTGCCCACGCCGTACGCGGCGCCGAACGTCGCGGCCAGCGCGGCGGCGAACGCGGTGATCCTCAGTCCGGTGTTCATGGCCGTCTCCTCGGGATTTCGGGGCCTCCACTCAGCTCACGATACCCCTAGGGGGTATAGAGTCAAGCGGCGTGAGTGACTTGCCGCAGATACCCACTGGGGGTATACAGGGAGGCAGGGCCCCAAAGATACCCCCACCGGGTATACGACCGTCCGCGCCGCCGCCCACGAGGTACGAGGAGCAGCCATGACCATCACCGGGACCGGGACCGCCGCCGCCGAGGTGGAACTCGCCATCGGCGGGATGACCTGTGCCTCCTGCGCGGCCCGGATCGAGAAGAAGCTGAACCGTATGGACGGCGTCACGGCCACGGTCAACTACGCCACCGAGAAGGCGAAGGTCAGTTACGCGGACGACGTCTCGGTGGGGGATCTGATCGCCACCGTCGAGGCGACCGGCTACACGGCACGGGAGCCCGCGCCACCCGCGCGGGCGGAGCCCGACGACACGGACGGGGCCGCCGAGGACGACGAACTGCTGCCGCTGCGGCAGCGGCTGATCACGGCGGTGGTCCTGGCCGTCCCGGTCGTCGCGATGGCCATGATCCCGGCGTTGCAGTTCGAGTACTGGCAGTGGCTGTCCCTGACGCTGGCCGCGCCCGTGGTGACGTACGCCGGGTGGCCCTTCCACCGGGCCGCGTGGACGAACGCCCGGCACGGTGCCGCGACCATGGACACCCTGATCTCCCTCGGCACCCTGGCCGCGTTCGGCTGGTCGCTGTGGGCGCTGTTCCTCGGCACGGCGGGCACACCGGGCATGACACACCCCTTCGAGCTGACGATCGTCCGGGGTGACGGCGCCGGGAGCATCTATCTGGAGGCGGCGGCCGGGGTGACCGCCTTCATCCTCGCCGGGCGCTACTTCGAGGCCCGCGCCAAGCGGAAGGCGGGCGCGGCGCTGCGGGCGCTGCTGGAGCTGGGCGCGAAGGACGTCACCGTGCTCACCCCGGAGGGTGGCGAACGGACGCTCCCGGTCGCCGAGTTGAAGGTCGGCGACCGCTTCCTGGTACGCCCAGGCGAGAAGATCGCCACCGACGGGACGGTCGTCGAGGGCTCGTCCGCCGTGGACGCGTCCCTGCTCACCGGCGAGTCCGTGCCCGTGGAGGTGGTGGCCGGCGACCCCGTCACCGGTGCCACCGTGAACGCGGGCGGGCGGCTGGTCGTCGAGGCCGGCCGGATCGGCGCCGACACCCAACTGGCCCGGATGGCGCGGCTGGTGGAGGACGCGCAGAACGGGAAGGCCGCCGCCCAGCGGCTCGCCGACCGGATCTCCGCCGTCTTCGTGCCGATCGTGCTCGCCCTCGCCCTGGGCACCCTCGGTTTCTGGCTGGGCAACGGCGCCGGACCCACGGCCGCGTTCACCGCCGCCGTCGCCGTACTGATCATCGCCTGCCCCTGCGCCCTGGGGCTCGCCACGCCGACCGCGCTGCTGGTGGGCACCGGGCGCGGCGCCCAACTGGGCATCCTGATCAAGGGCCCGGAGGTGCTGGAGTCGACACGCCGGGTCGACACCGTCGTCCTCGACAAGACCGGGACCGTGACCACCGGCCGGATGACCCTGCTGGCCGTGCACCCCGCGGACGGCGTCGACGAGGCCGAAGTGCTGCGTCTGGCGGGCGCGTTGGAGCACGCCTCCGAGCATCCGGTCGCCCGTGCCGTCGCCGAGGGCGCGGCGGCGCGGCTCGGCGCGCTGCCCGTGCCGGAGGACTTCGCGAACGTACCCGGTCTCGGTGTGCGGGGGATCGTCGACGGCCACGCGGTCCTCGTCGGCCGTGAACGGCTCCTCGCCGACTGGGCCATGGAGCTGCCGGAGGACCTGGCACGGGCACGGGCCGGGGCCGAGGCGTCCGGCCGTACGGCTGTCGCGGTCGCCTGGGACGGAGACGTCCGCGCGGTGCTCGAAGTCGCGGACGCGGTGAAGGAGACCAGCGCGGAGGCGATCACCCGGCTGCGGGCGCTCGGCCTCACCCCGATCCTGCTGACCGGCGACAACCGGGCCGTGGCCGAGTCCGTCGCCCGCGAGGTCGGGATCGCGGCCGAGGACGTGATCGCGGAGGTGCTGCCGCAGGACAAGGTCGACGTCGTCGAGCGGCTCCAGGGCGAGGGCCGTTCGGTCGCGATGGTCGGTGACGGTGTCAACGACGCGGCGGCGCTCGCGCGGGCCGATCTGGGGCTGGCCATGGGCACGGGCACCGACGCCGCGATCGAGGCGAGCGATCTGACCCTGGTCCGGGGCGACCTTCGCGCGGCGGCCGACGCCATCCGCCTGGCCCGCCGGACCCTCGGCACCATCCGGTCCAACCTGTTCTGGGCCTTCGCCTACAACGTGGCCGCGCTTCCGCTCGCTGCGGCCGGCCTCCTCAACCCGATGATCGCCGGGGCGACCATGGCCTTCTCCTCGGTCTTCGTCGTCGGCAACTCCCTGCGCCTGCGCACGTTCCGGGCGGCCGACTGAGGCGACGGACCGACTCGCGCAGGGCGAAGGGCCGTTCCACGCCGAGCAGTCACATGCGGCGAGGGGCGGCCCTTCCGCCGCGCCCGTCGGCCTAGGGCGTGTTTCGGAAGTCCCTTCGTCGCCCGCAGGGCGGCCTCCCGGCGTCGTGAGGGGTACCTCCCGGTCGAGCGAAGCCGAGAGTGGGGGAGCGTGCATGGCACCGCGAGGCAGACGGGAATGTGACGACAGGGCCTAGCGACGCCGCCAGGGCAGGACCGCCGGGTCCGCCGGGGTGCCCTCCGCGCGGACGAGGGCGTCGCCGATCGCCTCGCCGATCTCGGCCAGCTGGCGCACCTGCTCGGGGGTGAGGGCGTCGAAGACCACACGGCGTACGGCTTCCACATGGCCGGGGGCCGCGCGGTCCAGCAGCCCCTGCCCCTCGCCCGTGAGGACGGCCAGCTGGCCCCGGCCGTCGGCGGGGTCCTCCCGGCGGTCCACGAGTCCGGCCTCACCGAGACGGTTGACCGCGTGGGTGAGACGGCTGCGGGTGATCTTCAGCCGACGGGCCAGCTCGGACATGCCCAGCGCCCGGTCGGGAGCGGACGAGAGATGGGCCAGCAGGGCGTAGTCGGCGTGCGTCATCCCCGCGTCACGGCGCAACTGGCGGTTGAGGTAGTCGCTGAGCAGGGTCGAGAAATCGATGTAGGCCAGCCAGGCCCTTTGTTCCTCGGAGTCGAGCCAGCGCGGCGTGGTGGGCATGGTCTCACTCTAACGACGTCCGTTTGAAGCTTCAATCACAAGGTGCAGCGTCGAGACCGCGTGCCTTTCGTGCACCGACCGTGCTTGCTCTACGGAGCCTTCTCCTACAAGAACAAGCTGATCCGTGGCGTCCCCGGCTCCACGGCACCCAGGTCTTCTCCGCCACCGAGCGCTTCAACTCCTGGGCCCAGCGCGGCGCCGTCATCGGGAAGGCCCCGCACAAGGCGGGCGCCAAGCTGTTCATGAGCCGGCTGAACTCCGAGTCCACGCAGGAACACGCCATCGCCACCTGGACCTGGTCCGTCCGCGAGGTTCCCCGCCGACCCGGACAACAGCCTCGGCCGCACCCCCGGCGCCTTCTGACGACCGAGCCGACCCGAACGAACGAGGAGAACGCGCGCATGCGGACACAGGGCATCATCTGGAACGCGTTCGTCACCTCCGCCGACGACTTCGACCGGACCGTGGCCTTCCTCACGGACGTCCTCGGACTCACCGCGACGGTCGAGTTCCCGGGCTTCGCGATGTTCCCGGGGGACAACGGCGGCATCCTGGAGGGGTACGCGGAGGGCGGCGTCCCGCCGTACGGCTTCAACGACGGCGTCGTGTTCGGCTTCCGCGTCCCCGACATCGAGGCCGCCTCCGCCGAACTGGCCGCCGCCGGAGCCGAATTACTCGGTGAGGTAAATCGGCTGGAGACCGGCTACGCCCACCGCCACTTCCGCGGCCCGGACGGCCGGGTCTACGGCCTCGACGAGGACCCCAGGGCCCTCTGGATCGCCCTTGTCCCCCTGGGTCGAGGAATTGCCGGACAAGGGACAAAGGACAAGAGACAAGGGGACAAGGGGACAAGGAGACAAGGAGACAAGGAGACAAGGAGACAAGGAGACAAGGGCCATTCGGCAGGGCACTGCCGGGCCTCGGCGGAAATGGTGTCGAATGCCGGGCTGGATTTACCGGATCCGGACAATCCCACGAGCATTCACGTGAGATTGCCCGGATCGTTATCGAGTAATTTCCGAGCGGTGGTCCGCAGAAGACCGATGCGTGAGCGGTTCTCGGAGATTCAGGTGGTCCCGGAGAGTCGTTCCTGTGTATTCCGTGCGATAGACGCCGCGTTCCTGGAGTTCGGGGACGAGGAGGTCGACGATGTCGTCGAGGCCGTCGGGGATGAGGTACGGGGTGACGTTGAAGCCGTCGACCGCGCCGTGCCGTACCCAGTGGGCGAACCGGTCGGCGAGGCCGGCCGGGGTGCCGACGTGACCGCGCTGCGGACCGAGCGCGATGACGGTCTCGCGGAGCGACCAGCCGCCCGCCTCGGCCTTCTCCCGCCACTCGGCGACCACCTTGCGCGGATCGGCGATGCGCCGCGCACCGAAGGAACCGTCGTTCTCGGCGACGACCGGGTCCTCCTTCGGCAGCGGCCCGTCGGCGTCCCGGTCGGAGAAGTCCCGGTTCCACAGCAGCCCGGCGATGCCCAACGCCGTCGCGGGGGTGACCTGTTGAAGCCGGATCCAGCGCTTCTTCTCCAGGGCCTCCTCCTCGGTCGCCCCGATGATGATCTCGGTGCCGGGGAGGATGCGCAGGTCGTCCTCGGGCCGCCCGGCGGCCACCAGACGCCCCCGGACGTCCTCGGCGAACGCCAGCGCGTCGTCGAACTCGTTGCCGTGCGCGGAGAAGATGACGTCGGCGTTGCGGGCGGCGAAGTCCCGGCCCTCGGCCGAGTCACCGGCCTGGAAGATCACCGGGTGGCCCTGGGCGCTGCGCGGCAGCGTGGGCGCGAGGTCGACGTCGAACTGCCGCCCCTGGTGCCGGACTTGCCGTACCGCTCCGGGCGCCGCCCACGTGGAGGCACCCGGCGATCCGGAGGTGGCGCCGTCCTTCCAGCCGTCCCAGAGGGCGCGGGCCACGGTGAGGAACTCCTCGGCGCGTGTGTAGCGGTCGGCGTGGTCGAGGTAGCCGCCGCGCCGGAAGTTCTCCCCGGTCCAGGCGTTGTCGGTGGTCACCACGTTCCAGCCGGCGCGGCCCTCGGAGAGCAGGTCGAGGCCGGAGAGGCGGCGGGCGAGGTCGGGGGCCTCGTTGTAGGTGGTGTTGGAGGTGGAGACCAGGCCGATCCGGTCGGTGACGGCGGCCAGGGCGGCGAGTTGGGTGAGGGCGTCGGGGCGTCCGGCGACATCGAGATCGTGGATCCTCCCGTCGACCTCGCGCAGCCGCAGCCCCTCCCCCAGGAAGAACGCGTCGAACAGGCCCCGTTCGGCGGTCCGCGCCACCTGCCGGAAGCTGGCGGGGTCGATCTGGCTGCCGCTGGCCGGATCGGACCAGATGGTCCAGTGGTTGACGCCCTGGAAGAAGACACCGAAGTGCAGCCGCGCGTCCGGGCGGGGGACATCGAGGGGATCGGTGCGGGTCATCGGGTCTCCTCCCCGGAACGGGCCGCCGCGACGGCGTACCGGTTGGCGGGCCGTTCCAGGTCCAGCTGGGTGCGCAGCGAGGCGCCGGGCAGCGGACGGACCGCGTGCCGCCGTTCGAAGAGGTGCGGCAGCACCAGCCGGGACAGCTCAGGAAGGTCCTCGTCGAGGACGAGCGGATGCAGGCGTACGCCGTCCACCACTCCCCGCAGCCGCTCCAGCAGCGCGGCCAGCCCGGCGGCGGAGCCGATGTGGCGCAGCCGTCCCCGGTCGGCCCAGGGCGCGTGCTGTTCGAGGTCGCCGACGCGTTCCTCGGCCGTGGCGTGCGCGGTGTCGAGGGCGACCTCGACCTCGGCGAAGGTGCGGGGTGTCCCGGCGCCTGCGGAGGCCGTGGCGACGGCGACGAGGTCGCGGCCCGTGACGAGCGCGACGTCGAGTTGCCCGGCGGGCACCAGGTCGGGGTGGCCGAGGACGACGACCTGCCCCTGCGGGGGACGCGGCACGATCGCCGGGCCCTTCACCGTGAAGGTGTCACCGGTGAAGTCGACGTAGTGCAGCCGGTCACGGTCGAGATAGCGGCTGGTGGCCACGGAACGGATGACGGCGTCGTCCTCCCAGGAGTCCCACAGCGCCCGCACCGCCTCGACGCCGTCGCGCGACTCGCCGGCGCGGGCGGCGGCCCCGTCGACGAGGGGGCGCCCCCAGGCGCGTGCCGCCTCGGGCCGTGTCTCCTCGCCGACCACCCATCCGGCGCGGCCGACGGAGATGTGGTCGAGGGAGGCCAACTGGCTGGAGACATGGAACGGTTCGGCGTAGGTGAGGGGCACGACCGGCGCGACACCGACGACGCTCGTCGACGCGGCGATGAACGCGGCCCGCTCCACCGCGCCGATCCGGCCGACCGTGTCGGGCGCGGCGCCGGGCGGCAGCACACCGTCGTCCAGGGTGAGCAGGGTGAACCCGGCGTTCTCCGCGGCGGCGGCGACTCGGGCCACCCGGCGCGGGGTCAGCAGATGGTCGGGGGCGTGGGCGGCGCGGCGCCAGGCCGCGGGATGGGCACCGTCGCCGTCGAGTTCGACGGCGAGGCGCAGAGCGGGGCCGGACATGGAGTTCCTTCCGAGGGCACGACGAGACGGCCGGCCCGAGGGGGCCGACGGGGGTCAGACGCGTGCGGAAGGACAGACGGCGGAGGCGGTGCGGCAGTAGTCCACATGCCGCCGGATGATCAGCCGCGCACCCGCGCCGGCACCACACGGTGCCGCGTCACGTACGCGCATCAGGGCCTCCACCTGTCCGGTAGGGATCACCTCAACCTACGCCGTCCGCCCGGGAAGATGTCAAGAGCATTAGTTGTACGCGCATGAGAACCGTGCGCGCGCCCGGCCACCGCGACGGCGGCCCCGAGCCCCCGGGCCCCCACGCCCCGGCAGCTGGGGCGGCTGGGGCGGCTGGGGCGGCGGTCATGTCAGTGCCCCCGGTTAATGTGCCCGCCCATGGACCCCATGGACAAGGTGCCGCTGACGGCGCGGCTGACCGAAGAACTCTCCGGCTCCTGGGACGACACCCGTGCGGGCCCGCGACGCCCTGGTGGCGCGGGGTGAGGCCGTGGTCGCGGCGGTGCTGGACGTGCTCGGCGACATGGAGTCCCCCGTCGACTGGACGGTCCCGGCGGACGTGCCGACCCGCATCGGGGAGCCCGCGCTCCTTCCCCTGGTGGAGGCGGTCGCGCGGGCCGGCCCGCCCGAAGCCGTCAGGCGGGCCCAGTGGACACCGGCGGGGCTGGCGGTGGCCGAACCGGGCGTCTACGGCCCGCTGTTGAAGCATCCGCACGCGTCGGTACGGGTCACCGCGCTCTCCGCCTTCCAGCGCGGCGGCGAGTCCTCGGCCGGCTTCCTCGACCTGCTGGTCCCGTCGCTGGGAGACCCCGACGCGGACGTGCGGCGCCGCGCGGTCGCCGTGTTCAGGGCCATCGGCTGCGCCGCCGTCCCCGTACTGCGGCGGTGGCGACGGCGGCCCGCGACCGGCCCGAGGATCCGCTCCGGCGCCCTGGAGGCACTCGCGCTGGGCGCGGTCCTGCTGCTCTTCGGGGCGGCCTTCGGCGGCATCAACGTCGCCTTCAACAGCGCCGCCGTGGACCTGGTGGCCGCGCTGGGGCGGCCGATCATGTCCAGCTTCCACGCCGCTTTCAGCCTGGGCGGCATGGTCGGGGCGGGCCTCGGCAGCCTGGTCGCGGGCTCCCTCTCGCCCACCCGCCATCTGCTCGGCATCACCCTCGTCGGCCTCCTGGTGACCGCCCTGGCCGCCCCCACCCTCCTGCGGCACGGACCCCCGGCGCCCCCGGCCGGCATCCCCGAGCCGGGCGCGGCGGAGAGCGGCACCGCGCGGCCCGCCACCCGCCGCCTGGACGGCCGTACGCGCGGCCTGATGGTCGTCCTCGGCGTCATCGCCGGATGCACGGCGTACGGCGAAGGGGCGCTGGCCGACTGGGGCGCCCTGCATCTGGAGGCGGACCTGGACACCTCGCCCGGTGCCGCGGCGATCGGTTACACGTGTTTCGCGCTCGCCATGACGATCGGCCGGCTCACCGGGACGACCCTGATCGAACGGCTGGGCAGGACCGCGGTGCTGGTGGCCGGCGGCGCGACCGCGACGGCCGGGATGCTGCTGGGCTCCCTCGCCCCCTCGGTGTGGGCGACCCTGCTCGGCTTCGCGGTCACCGGTCTCGGCCTCGCCAACATCTTCCCCGTGGCCATCGAACGGGCGGGCGCGCCGGCCGGGCCCGGCGGGGTGGCCACCGCCTCCACGCTCGGCTATCTGGGCATGCTGCTCGGCTCGCCCGCGATCGGTTTCATGGCCGAATGGTTCTCCCTGCCCGTCGCGCTCACAAGCGTCGCGGTACTCACCGCCTTTGCCTCCGTCATCGCGTTCGCCACCCGTCACTCGACCGCGAAATGACCACTCACCGTTGCCCCGTGACACCTCGCGGTGCATGAAGCAGGCCCTGAGTCAGCCCTCCGAGAACATGAGGCAACCATTCAGTCGTTCGATTCGTATAACTCCCTGGAGGCCCTGCGACCCGGCCGAACAGAGGGCGGCCGGAGCGTCACCATCCGCTTTTCCGGATGGTCCCGAACAAGGAGAAACGATGCGACTGTTCGTGCTCAACTACGCTCGCGCCGCTGAGCAGTTGGAGTTCAGCGCTCCGTACACCTACGACTCCGGGCTGCAGTTGAACGTGCTCGCCGATGGGCGGATAGCCGCTCACGACCAGGGTCTTATGCGGGAATTGGGGGCGACTACGTCCACCGCGGGTTCGAAGACCCATTTCGACGACTGAACACGGACCGGCGACGATGACGGTGCTGATCCTCACCTGTGAACAGGATGTGACGGCGGACCTGGTGGTGGCACGGCTGAACGGGACCGGCGTCCCGGTGGTCCGACTCGACCCCGCCGACCTGCCCGGCGGTGTGGCGCTCTCCGGTGAGTACGTGCACGGCTCCTTCCGCGGGCATCTGTCCGCCGGGGGGCGCCTGGTGAGCATGAGCGGGCTGCGGTCGATCTGGCTGCGCCGGCCGGGGGTACCGGCCAGCGGGGTCGCCGAGCCCTCCCCGTGGCTGACCGAGGAGTCCTCGCAGGCCCTGTACGGCATGCTGCGCGGCACGGGCGCCCGCTGGATGAACGACCCGGACGCGGCCCGGCGGGCCCGCCACAAGCCGTGGCAGCTCCGGCACGCCCAGCGCTGCGGGCTCCCCGTCCCGGCCACCCTGATCACCACGTTCCCGCAGGCCGCCCGCGACTTCGCCGAGCGATTCCCGGACCTGGTGGTGAAGCCGGTCTCCGGCACCCATCCGCAGGAGCCCGCCCGGACGGTCCCGACCAGCCGTGTCGCGCCCGGCACCGACTTCACCGCCGTCGCGTTCGGCCCGACCCTGTTGCAGCGCCGGATCGCCAAGACCGCCGACATCCGGCTGACCGCCGTCGGCGACCGCATGCTGGCCGCCCGCAAGGCGGTCGCCCCGGACGCGCACCCCGACGAGGTGGACGTCCGTTTCGCCCCGTCCACCGCGCCCTGGCAGCCGGTCGACGTCCCGGCCCGCACCGCCACGGCCGTGCGCGCCTATCTCCGCGACGCCGAACTGTCCTACGGGGCCTTCGACTTCGCGGAGGACGCGGACGGGATCTGGTGGTTCCTGGAGTGCAACCAGTCCGGCCAGTTCGGGTTCGTGGAGATGGACACCGGC of Streptomyces phaeolivaceus contains these proteins:
- the tgmA gene encoding putative ATP-grasp-modified RiPP → MRLFVLNYARAAEQLEFSAPYTYDSGLQLNVLADGRIAAHDQGLMRELGATTSTAGSKTHFDD
- a CDS encoding MFS transporter, whose amino-acid sequence is MRARDALVARGEAVVAAVLDVLGDMESPVDWTVPADVPTRIGEPALLPLVEAVARAGPPEAVRRAQWTPAGLAVAEPGVYGPLLKHPHASVRVTALSAFQRGGESSAGFLDLLVPSLGDPDADVRRRAVAVFRAIGCAAVPVLRRWRRRPATGPRIRSGALEALALGAVLLLFGAAFGGINVAFNSAAVDLVAALGRPIMSSFHAAFSLGGMVGAGLGSLVAGSLSPTRHLLGITLVGLLVTALAAPTLLRHGPPAPPAGIPEPGAAESGTARPATRRLDGRTRGLMVVLGVIAGCTAYGEGALADWGALHLEADLDTSPGAAAIGYTCFALAMTIGRLTGTTLIERLGRTAVLVAGGATATAGMLLGSLAPSVWATLLGFAVTGLGLANIFPVAIERAGAPAGPGGVATASTLGYLGMLLGSPAIGFMAEWFSLPVALTSVAVLTAFASVIAFATRHSTAK
- a CDS encoding heavy metal translocating P-type ATPase, with the protein product MTITGTGTAAAEVELAIGGMTCASCAARIEKKLNRMDGVTATVNYATEKAKVSYADDVSVGDLIATVEATGYTAREPAPPARAEPDDTDGAAEDDELLPLRQRLITAVVLAVPVVAMAMIPALQFEYWQWLSLTLAAPVVTYAGWPFHRAAWTNARHGAATMDTLISLGTLAAFGWSLWALFLGTAGTPGMTHPFELTIVRGDGAGSIYLEAAAGVTAFILAGRYFEARAKRKAGAALRALLELGAKDVTVLTPEGGERTLPVAELKVGDRFLVRPGEKIATDGTVVEGSSAVDASLLTGESVPVEVVAGDPVTGATVNAGGRLVVEAGRIGADTQLARMARLVEDAQNGKAAAQRLADRISAVFVPIVLALALGTLGFWLGNGAGPTAAFTAAVAVLIIACPCALGLATPTALLVGTGRGAQLGILIKGPEVLESTRRVDTVVLDKTGTVTTGRMTLLAVHPADGVDEAEVLRLAGALEHASEHPVARAVAEGAAARLGALPVPEDFANVPGLGVRGIVDGHAVLVGRERLLADWAMELPEDLARARAGAEASGRTAVAVAWDGDVRAVLEVADAVKETSAEAITRLRALGLTPILLTGDNRAVAESVAREVGIAAEDVIAEVLPQDKVDVVERLQGEGRSVAMVGDGVNDAAALARADLGLAMGTGTDAAIEASDLTLVRGDLRAAADAIRLARRTLGTIRSNLFWAFAYNVAALPLAAAGLLNPMIAGATMAFSSVFVVGNSLRLRTFRAAD
- a CDS encoding LLM class flavin-dependent oxidoreductase encodes the protein MSGPALRLAVELDGDGAHPAAWRRAAHAPDHLLTPRRVARVAAAAENAGFTLLTLDDGVLPPGAAPDTVGRIGAVERAAFIAASTSVVGVAPVVPLTYAEPFHVSSQLASLDHISVGRAGWVVGEETRPEAARAWGRPLVDGAAARAGESRDGVEAVRALWDSWEDDAVIRSVATSRYLDRDRLHYVDFTGDTFTVKGPAIVPRPPQGQVVVLGHPDLVPAGQLDVALVTGRDLVAVATASAGAGTPRTFAEVEVALDTAHATAEERVGDLEQHAPWADRGRLRHIGSAAGLAALLERLRGVVDGVRLHPLVLDEDLPELSRLVLPHLFERRHAVRPLPGASLRTQLDLERPANRYAVAAARSGEETR
- a CDS encoding MarR family winged helix-turn-helix transcriptional regulator; protein product: MPTTPRWLDSEEQRAWLAYIDFSTLLSDYLNRQLRRDAGMTHADYALLAHLSSAPDRALGMSELARRLKITRSRLTHAVNRLGEAGLVDRREDPADGRGQLAVLTGEGQGLLDRAAPGHVEAVRRVVFDALTPEQVRQLAEIGEAIGDALVRAEGTPADPAVLPWRRR
- a CDS encoding NtaA/DmoA family FMN-dependent monooxygenase (This protein belongs to a clade of FMN-dependent monooxygenases, within a broader family of flavin-dependent oxidoreductases, the luciferase-like monooxygenase (LMM) family, some of whose members use coenzyme F420 rather than FMN.); the protein is MTRTDPLDVPRPDARLHFGVFFQGVNHWTIWSDPASGSQIDPASFRQVARTAERGLFDAFFLGEGLRLREVDGRIHDLDVAGRPDALTQLAALAAVTDRIGLVSTSNTTYNEAPDLARRLSGLDLLSEGRAGWNVVTTDNAWTGENFRRGGYLDHADRYTRAEEFLTVARALWDGWKDGATSGSPGASTWAAPGAVRQVRHQGRQFDVDLAPTLPRSAQGHPVIFQAGDSAEGRDFAARNADVIFSAHGNEFDDALAFAEDVRGRLVAAGRPEDDLRILPGTEIIIGATEEEALEKKRWIRLQQVTPATALGIAGLLWNRDFSDRDADGPLPKEDPVVAENDGSFGARRIADPRKVVAEWREKAEAGGWSLRETVIALGPQRGHVGTPAGLADRFAHWVRHGAVDGFNVTPYLIPDGLDDIVDLLVPELQERGVYRTEYTGTTLRDHLNLREPLTHRSSADHRSEITR
- a CDS encoding amidase, producing the protein MERIERVDPAVNAIVTLVADRALEQAAEADDRMAAGEPVGPLHGLPVAHKDLHDTAGIRTTSGSPIFADRVPDQNHLVVERLRKAGAITLGKTNVPELGLGSHTVNPVFGATRNPYDLSRSAGGSSGGAGAALACGMQPIADGSDTGGSLRNPASFNNVVGLRPSPGRVPSWPDKAPWGQLSVKGPMARTVADVALTLSVLAGPDPRDPRSLQTPGSTFAWQLDGDLRGLRVAWSPDLGGRVPVDPEVREALRPAPEVFAALGCEVEEACPDLRGADEVFLAQRAWQVELSYGPLLDDHRDRLAPDVIWNIEEGRRLGGPDLGRAQALHGALFHRVREFFERYDLLLLPVSQVAPFDIGLAYPTVVDGTPMETYLDWMRSAYLISVTGCPALSVPAGFTPEGLPVGLQIVGPHRRDWSVLRAGHAFERATRVGERRPPVVAAAPGGAVRRSV